In Apilactobacillus bombintestini, one genomic interval encodes:
- a CDS encoding ATP-dependent Clp protease ATP-binding subunit, producing MKCENCHKNEATIHLLVNIDGQKRHIDVCQDCYRKLTSGSEPYPSDDHDDQIDMVQNPFGFNNLDDLFNTIHQNNTNAANHNYETNGNRSGGNNNSLLAKYGYDLTALAKKGDIDPVIGRDQEINRVIEILNRRTKNNPVLIGEAGVGKTAVIEGLALKIANQQVPDKLKNKRVIRLDVVSIVQGTSMRGQFEKRMQQLIDEVQKDSNIILFIDEIHEIMGAGNADGGMDAGNVLKPALARGNFQLIGATTLNEYRNIEKDSALARRFQTVRVDEPSPDETINILNGIKNRYEQFHHVKYSKEAIKQAVYLSNRYIQDRFLPDKAIDLIDEAGSKLNIKSDIKSPDDIKEDIQKCKQEKQDALKVEDYEKAAFYRDKIENLDKKLSELDTSKSDYPTVTVTDIQNIIENMTKIPVGKLQQKEQNNLRDLDKDLSKHVIGQHEAIEKVAKAIKRNRIGFNGTGRPIGSFLFVGNTGIGKTELAKQLAKQLFGSKDAMIRFDMSEYREPHSISKLIGSPPGYVGYDEAGQLTEKVRRNPYSLLLFDEVEKAHPDVLQAFLQILDDGRLTDAKGRTVSFKDTVIIMTSNAGTGDAPASVGFGAEANNQTHSVMGKLADYFKPEFLNRFDDIVEFNPLSKSDLKSILNLMLTDVNHMLSSQGFKISVSSAAKDKLVDLGYNPAMGARPLRRVIQEQIEDKVADYCLDHPESKTISVDVNDKNEIYVTPEN from the coding sequence ATGAAATGCGAAAACTGCCATAAAAATGAAGCTACCATTCATCTATTAGTTAATATAGATGGTCAAAAAAGACACATTGATGTTTGCCAGGATTGTTATCGCAAGTTAACTTCTGGATCCGAACCATATCCATCTGATGATCATGATGATCAAATAGATATGGTGCAAAACCCATTTGGATTTAACAATCTAGATGACTTATTTAACACTATCCATCAAAACAACACCAATGCTGCTAACCATAATTATGAAACTAATGGCAATCGTAGTGGTGGCAACAATAATTCGCTCCTTGCGAAATACGGTTATGATTTAACTGCGTTAGCTAAAAAAGGCGATATTGATCCCGTAATTGGTAGAGATCAAGAAATCAATCGTGTAATAGAAATTTTAAACCGCCGCACTAAAAATAACCCCGTATTAATTGGTGAAGCAGGTGTCGGTAAAACAGCCGTAATTGAAGGCTTGGCACTAAAAATCGCTAACCAACAAGTACCTGATAAACTAAAAAATAAGCGCGTAATTAGATTAGACGTAGTTTCCATTGTTCAAGGAACTTCTATGCGCGGTCAATTTGAAAAACGAATGCAACAATTAATTGATGAGGTCCAAAAGGACTCTAACATCATTTTATTTATTGATGAAATTCATGAAATCATGGGCGCTGGTAATGCCGATGGTGGTATGGATGCTGGTAATGTATTAAAGCCTGCCCTAGCCAGAGGTAATTTCCAATTAATCGGTGCTACTACTTTAAATGAATACCGTAACATTGAAAAGGATTCTGCATTAGCTCGTCGTTTCCAAACTGTTCGAGTGGATGAACCATCCCCTGATGAAACCATCAATATTTTAAATGGTATTAAGAATCGTTATGAACAATTCCATCATGTTAAATACAGTAAGGAAGCTATTAAACAAGCCGTTTACCTTTCTAATCGTTACATTCAAGACCGCTTCTTACCAGATAAAGCCATCGACTTAATCGATGAAGCTGGTTCTAAACTTAATATTAAATCTGACATTAAATCACCAGATGATATTAAGGAAGATATTCAAAAGTGTAAACAAGAAAAACAAGATGCTTTAAAAGTTGAAGATTACGAAAAAGCTGCTTTCTATCGTGATAAGATAGAAAACTTAGATAAGAAATTATCTGAACTAGATACTAGTAAGAGTGATTACCCTACTGTAACCGTTACTGATATTCAAAATATCATTGAAAATATGACTAAGATTCCAGTAGGTAAACTACAACAAAAAGAACAAAATAATCTAAGAGATTTAGATAAAGACCTATCCAAACATGTTATTGGTCAACATGAAGCCATTGAAAAGGTTGCAAAAGCTATTAAGCGTAACCGTATTGGTTTCAATGGTACTGGTCGCCCTATCGGATCATTCTTATTCGTGGGTAATACCGGTATTGGTAAAACTGAATTAGCCAAACAATTGGCTAAACAATTATTTGGTTCTAAAGATGCCATGATTAGATTCGACATGTCTGAATACCGTGAACCTCATTCTATATCTAAATTAATTGGTTCACCTCCTGGCTATGTTGGCTATGATGAGGCTGGTCAATTAACTGAAAAGGTTCGTCGTAATCCATATAGTTTATTGCTATTTGATGAAGTAGAAAAAGCTCATCCAGATGTTTTACAAGCTTTCCTACAAATTCTAGATGACGGACGTCTAACCGATGCTAAAGGTCGTACCGTTTCCTTCAAAGATACTGTCATTATCATGACTAGTAACGCTGGAACTGGTGACGCACCTGCTAGTGTAGGATTTGGTGCTGAAGCTAATAATCAAACTCATTCTGTAATGGGTAAGCTAGCTGATTACTTCAAGCCAGAATTTCTAAACCGTTTCGATGACATAGTAGAATTCAACCCACTATCCAAGAGTGACTTGAAGAGTATTCTTAACTTAATGCTAACCGATGTAAATCACATGTTATCTAGCCAAGGATTCAAGATTTCCGTATCCTCTGCTGCTAAAGATAAATTAGTTGATTTAGGTTACAACCCAGCTATGGGTGCTCGTCCATTAAGAAGAGTAATTCAAGAACAAATCGAAGATAAAGTTGCTGACTATTGTCTAGATCATCCAGAAAGTAAAACTATTTCGGTAGATGTTAATGATAAAAATGAAATTTATGTAACACCCGAAAATTAA
- a CDS encoding phosphocarrier protein HPr, with amino-acid sequence MEKRQFKVVSETGIHARPATLLVQTATKFKSELKLSYEGNSVDLKSIMGVMSLGVGQNAEVTVIADGDDEKEAIEAIAKAFKSENLTD; translated from the coding sequence ATGGAAAAACGTCAATTTAAAGTTGTTTCTGAAACCGGAATTCATGCACGTCCAGCAACATTGTTGGTACAAACTGCTACTAAATTTAAATCAGAATTAAAATTATCATACGAAGGAAACTCAGTAGATTTGAAATCTATCATGGGTGTTATGTCACTAGGTGTAGGTCAAAATGCTGAAGTTACTGTAATTGCTGATGGTGACGATGAAAAAGAAGCTATCGAAGCAATTGCTAAGGCATTTAAGTCCGAAAACTTAACTGATTAA
- a CDS encoding glycosyltransferase family 4 protein gives MNIGIFTDTYFPQVSGVATSIKTLKNQLEKNGHQVYIFTTTDPQVNRETNEKNIFRFSSIPFISFTDRRIAVRGMFQAYQIAKKLNLDIIHTQTEFSMGIIGKVVAKFLRIPCVHTYHTMYEDYLHYVAKGKLLKPVHVKEATLAFCHNMSGVVAPSKKVLDTLVRYGVKSPIRIIPTGINIDKFNTVSSFDLRKKLGLSPDTPILLSVSRLAYEKNISELIDAMPTILAQKPDAHLVIVGDGPARDDLKHQVDQMKLNEQVRFMGEVDNDDVYKYYHDANVFVSTSNSESQGLTYIEAMAAGIKVVVASSPYTEDLLSSKDLGMTFVDEQGYVKNVLDYLNMPKHSRTPEEISLRNSKLHEISSENFAIRIVDFYKNCQMEYNEEIDKNSGVSN, from the coding sequence TTGAATATAGGAATTTTTACCGATACTTATTTTCCGCAAGTAAGTGGAGTAGCGACTTCCATTAAAACATTGAAGAATCAATTGGAAAAAAATGGGCATCAAGTTTATATATTTACTACTACGGATCCACAAGTAAACAGAGAAACTAACGAGAAGAATATTTTTAGATTCTCTAGTATTCCTTTTATTTCATTTACTGATCGTAGAATTGCGGTTCGTGGGATGTTTCAAGCATATCAAATTGCTAAGAAACTTAATTTAGATATTATTCATACCCAAACAGAGTTCTCAATGGGAATTATAGGTAAAGTGGTAGCTAAATTTTTAAGAATACCTTGTGTGCATACATATCACACCATGTATGAAGATTATTTACATTATGTGGCTAAAGGTAAATTATTAAAACCAGTGCATGTAAAAGAGGCGACCCTTGCATTCTGTCATAATATGTCCGGTGTAGTGGCGCCAAGTAAGAAAGTATTAGATACGTTGGTCAGATATGGGGTTAAAAGCCCTATTAGAATTATTCCAACGGGAATAAACATTGATAAATTTAATACAGTATCATCATTTGATTTGAGAAAGAAATTGGGGTTATCACCCGATACACCTATTTTGCTTTCGGTAAGTCGTTTAGCATATGAAAAGAACATTTCAGAACTAATCGATGCCATGCCAACTATTTTGGCACAAAAGCCGGATGCTCATTTAGTAATAGTAGGGGATGGACCTGCTAGAGATGATTTGAAACATCAAGTAGATCAAATGAAATTAAATGAACAGGTAAGATTCATGGGTGAAGTAGATAATGATGATGTTTATAAATATTATCATGACGCTAATGTTTTTGTTTCTACCTCTAATTCTGAATCACAAGGTTTAACGTATATTGAAGCTATGGCTGCTGGAATTAAAGTAGTAGTGGCATCCAGTCCTTATACAGAAGACTTACTAAGCAGCAAAGACTTAGGGATGACCTTCGTTGATGAACAAGGTTACGTAAAAAATGTATTGGATTATTTGAATATGCCTAAACATAGCCGAACCCCTGAAGAAATATCTTTACGTAACAGTAAGTTACACGAAATATCTTCAGAAAATTTTGCTATTAGAATTGTCGATTTCTATAAAAATTGCCAAATGGAATATAATGAAGAAATAGATAAAAATAGTGGGGTAAGTAATTAG
- a CDS encoding glycosyltransferase family 4 protein: MIKIDMYSTADHVKGQGVGSAYLELIKMLKKHFPDEFDITINNHRPSDITHYHTINLRYYFSTFSKKRGKRIGYVHFLPETLEGSLNLPKPIKWIFYKYVIAFYKRMQEIVVVNPTFIPKLEAYGINREKITYIPNFVSKKEFYPLTAEQKSAIREKMGISKDKFVVVGTGQVQTRKGILDFARLAEKNPDVTFIWAGGFSFGKITDGYKKLKRLVDNPPKNLYFPGIVDRDKLFEYYNVADLFLLPSFNELFPMSVLEAFSCGTPVMLRSLDLYKEIISGYYEPFSTFDEMNSSLKTLMNNPEKLAEMSQKSLAASDYYSEDHLASIWNKFYKSQIKEG; encoded by the coding sequence ATGATAAAAATCGATATGTATTCGACCGCTGATCATGTAAAAGGTCAAGGAGTGGGCAGTGCTTATTTAGAACTAATTAAGATGTTAAAGAAGCATTTTCCAGATGAATTTGATATTACGATAAATAATCATCGACCATCAGATATTACCCATTATCATACAATTAATTTACGTTATTATTTCTCTACTTTTAGTAAGAAACGTGGAAAAAGAATTGGGTACGTACACTTCTTGCCAGAAACATTGGAAGGCAGTTTGAATTTGCCTAAACCGATTAAATGGATATTTTATAAATATGTGATTGCTTTTTATAAGCGAATGCAAGAAATTGTGGTAGTTAATCCTACATTTATTCCTAAGCTAGAAGCCTATGGAATTAATCGTGAAAAGATTACTTACATTCCTAATTTCGTAAGCAAAAAAGAATTTTATCCATTAACTGCAGAACAAAAGTCAGCTATTAGAGAAAAGATGGGCATTTCTAAAGATAAATTCGTAGTAGTAGGTACTGGTCAAGTACAAACTAGAAAAGGAATTTTAGATTTTGCTCGTTTAGCTGAGAAAAATCCTGATGTGACATTTATATGGGCCGGTGGATTTTCATTTGGAAAGATTACCGATGGATATAAAAAGTTAAAGCGCTTAGTGGATAATCCACCTAAGAACTTGTATTTCCCTGGAATCGTGGATCGTGATAAATTATTCGAATACTACAATGTAGCTGACTTATTCTTATTACCATCCTTTAACGAATTATTTCCAATGTCAGTCTTAGAAGCATTTTCTTGTGGAACGCCAGTAATGTTGAGAAGCTTAGATTTATATAAAGAAATCATAAGTGGATACTACGAACCTTTCTCTACATTTGATGAAATGAATAGTAGTTTAAAAACATTAATGAATAATCCTGAAAAGCTAGCTGAGATGTCACAAAAATCTTTAGCAGCATCAGATTATTATTCTGAGGATCATTTGGCTTCTATATGGAACAAGTTTTATAAGAGTCAGATAAAAGAGGGTTAG
- a CDS encoding lysylphosphatidylglycerol synthase transmembrane domain-containing protein has translation MTKRNAITFVLMFLIGILIFAYFIRDINVNVLIADFFTINWWWIAAALVCMLLYLGLESVVVKTIVDTQIDHFTFKDALRVPLVEQLFNGITPFSSGGQPGQLYVMVQTGVDAGKASSALLMKFVVFQGMIVINFILSMIIGFQYVQEKLHYLAWLVLFGFFIHLIVIVALLLIMYWYGFTKNMVDGLIKPVRWFISEKRFVLFKNMIDNKIDTFHAESIRIAKQWKLMIKIILITFFQLAFYYLIPYFIMLALGFDGVNIIMVVSLHVLIFMIISLFPIPGGAGGAEYSFQTLFKSFITNNTKLILALIIWRLLTYYLGMILGAVALFIHPNKVNK, from the coding sequence ATGACAAAGAGAAATGCGATTACGTTTGTACTAATGTTTTTGATAGGTATTTTGATATTCGCATACTTTATACGAGATATTAATGTGAACGTATTGATAGCTGATTTTTTTACTATTAACTGGTGGTGGATAGCAGCCGCACTAGTGTGTATGCTGTTATACTTGGGATTAGAATCCGTGGTAGTCAAAACAATTGTTGATACCCAAATTGATCACTTTACATTTAAAGATGCACTTAGAGTGCCATTAGTAGAACAATTATTTAATGGTATTACGCCATTCTCCTCTGGGGGACAACCAGGACAGCTTTACGTTATGGTCCAAACTGGAGTGGATGCTGGAAAAGCTAGCTCGGCACTGTTAATGAAATTTGTGGTTTTTCAAGGGATGATAGTGATTAACTTTATCCTTAGTATGATTATCGGATTTCAATATGTACAAGAAAAACTACACTACTTAGCATGGCTAGTTTTATTCGGATTCTTTATTCATTTAATAGTAATAGTTGCATTGCTATTGATTATGTATTGGTATGGTTTTACCAAGAATATGGTAGACGGATTAATAAAACCTGTTAGATGGTTTATTAGTGAAAAAAGATTTGTACTTTTTAAGAATATGATTGATAATAAAATAGATACTTTTCATGCAGAAAGTATTAGAATAGCTAAGCAATGGAAATTAATGATTAAGATCATTTTAATAACATTCTTTCAATTAGCTTTTTATTATTTAATTCCATATTTCATCATGTTGGCATTAGGCTTCGATGGTGTGAATATAATCATGGTAGTCAGCTTGCATGTTTTAATATTTATGATAATTTCTCTTTTCCCTATTCCTGGGGGAGCAGGTGGTGCAGAATATAGTTTTCAAACCCTGTTCAAGAGCTTTATCACCAATAATACTAAGTTAATTTTGGCGTTAATTATTTGGCGCTTGTTAACGTACTATTTAGGGATGATATTAGGAGCAGTAGCATTATTTATACATCCTAATAAAGTTAATAAATAG
- a CDS encoding LTA synthase family protein translates to MSSHIKNTRKFFNTKFGFFVLIVALFWLKTYISYHMDFTLGAKGFVQQFLLAVNPLPAGLLLFGIALYFRGKLAYWLMMIVDLIESIWIFANVLYYREFSDFLSFGIIKGSGSVQNNLGKSLAEILHPLDFFVFIDIIVLVALLLFKVIKVDHAPFKKKNAFAITVLSIVLMVAEFGVSNADRSGLLTRTFDNNYIVKYLGLNEYAAYNAYQTHKESETRSEAKPSDLDSIKSYLKKNRTAPNIQYYGKAKGKNVFIIHLESFQQFLIDYKVDGKPVTPTLNKFYHNQNTLSFDNFYHQVAQGKTSDAEMMLENSLFGLPEGSAMVTYGTQNTYQAAPAMLAQKGYTTASFHGDVPSFWNRDNAYKSWGYQYFFDSNYYKEKPSYTVGYGLKDKIFFKDAAQYLQKLPQPFYAKLITLTNHYPYELDKQNVSFPATKTGDNTVDPYVQTAHYLDQAFSQFLKYLNKTGLSKNSMIVLYGDHYGIANTHRPAIAQLLHKKSVDSYDLAQFQKVPFMIHMNGLKGGINHTYGGEIDVLPTLLHLLGIKDNNTIQFGNDLLSPNRNQTVAFRNGDFVSPKYTVIGSTVYDTKTGKVINPTKSQQQEIKNMQNHVTTELSLSDKVVLGDLLRYYNLKGFKKVNKKEYSYKYSDGMKLLEEMDKKHHTSLLSQLHKKDTVDMYKTDAPELK, encoded by the coding sequence ATGTCTAGTCATATTAAAAATACTAGAAAGTTTTTTAATACGAAATTTGGCTTTTTCGTATTAATTGTTGCGTTATTTTGGTTAAAGACCTACATTTCATACCACATGGATTTCACATTGGGTGCGAAGGGATTTGTTCAACAATTCTTATTAGCTGTTAACCCATTACCAGCTGGATTATTACTATTTGGAATAGCACTATATTTCAGAGGTAAGTTAGCATATTGGTTAATGATGATTGTTGATTTAATAGAATCTATTTGGATTTTTGCCAATGTATTATACTACCGTGAATTCTCTGACTTTTTGTCATTTGGTATTATCAAGGGTTCAGGTAGTGTGCAAAACAATTTGGGTAAGAGTTTAGCTGAAATACTTCACCCATTAGATTTCTTTGTTTTCATTGATATCATTGTTTTAGTTGCATTGCTACTATTCAAGGTTATTAAAGTCGATCATGCACCATTCAAGAAAAAGAACGCATTCGCAATTACTGTATTGTCAATTGTTCTAATGGTTGCAGAATTCGGAGTATCTAATGCCGACCGTTCTGGATTATTAACTAGAACATTTGATAATAACTATATTGTTAAATACTTAGGACTAAATGAATATGCTGCCTACAATGCATATCAAACACATAAGGAAAGTGAAACTAGATCAGAAGCAAAGCCATCTGATTTAGATAGTATTAAGTCCTACTTAAAGAAGAATAGAACTGCACCAAATATTCAATACTATGGAAAAGCAAAGGGTAAGAATGTCTTTATCATTCACCTAGAGAGTTTCCAACAATTCTTAATTGATTATAAAGTGGATGGTAAACCTGTTACACCAACACTAAACAAGTTCTACCATAATCAAAATACATTATCATTTGATAATTTCTATCACCAAGTAGCACAAGGTAAAACTTCTGATGCTGAAATGATGCTAGAAAATTCATTGTTTGGTTTACCAGAAGGATCAGCAATGGTTACTTATGGTACACAAAATACTTACCAAGCTGCTCCAGCTATGTTAGCTCAAAAGGGATACACAACTGCTTCATTCCATGGTGACGTACCTAGTTTCTGGAACCGTGATAATGCATACAAGTCATGGGGATACCAATACTTCTTTGATTCCAATTACTACAAGGAAAAACCATCTTATACAGTTGGATATGGATTAAAGGATAAGATATTCTTTAAAGACGCAGCACAATATTTACAAAAATTACCACAACCATTCTATGCAAAACTAATTACATTAACTAACCACTATCCATATGAATTAGATAAGCAAAATGTATCATTCCCAGCTACTAAGACAGGGGATAATACAGTAGATCCATATGTACAAACAGCACATTACTTAGACCAAGCATTCTCTCAATTCTTGAAGTACTTGAATAAGACTGGCTTAAGTAAGAACAGTATGATTGTGTTATATGGTGATCACTATGGTATTGCTAATACTCATAGACCAGCAATTGCACAATTATTACACAAGAAGTCCGTGGATAGTTATGATTTAGCACAATTCCAAAAAGTACCATTTATGATCCATATGAATGGACTAAAGGGTGGAATTAATCATACTTATGGTGGAGAAATTGATGTTTTACCAACATTACTACACCTATTAGGAATTAAAGATAATAATACAATTCAATTTGGTAATGATTTATTATCACCAAACCGTAACCAAACAGTTGCCTTTAGAAACGGGGACTTTGTATCTCCTAAATATACAGTAATAGGAAGTACTGTATATGATACTAAGACCGGTAAAGTAATTAATCCTACTAAGTCACAACAACAAGAGATTAAAAACATGCAAAACCATGTAACTACTGAACTATCTCTATCAGATAAAGTAGTATTAGGTGACTTATTAAGATACTATAATCTAAAAGGCTTTAAGAAGGTTAATAAGAAAGAATATAGCTATAAATATTCAGATGGTATGAAGCTTCTAGAAGAAATGGATAAGAAGCATCATACTAGCTTGTTGAGTCAACTTCATAAGAAGGATACAGTTGATATGTACAAGACAGATGCACCTGAATTGAAATAG